A segment of the Superficieibacter sp. HKU1 genome:
TCCTGGAGAATATTGACGGGAAATAATCATTGGGTCTGGCACCTCTCCAAAAGCGAAACCCGGAAATATCACCTTCCGGGCTCTCTGTACAGATTATGTTAAACCGATGCCGTTACGCTTGTTGCAGACAGTTCAAATCTCTGAGCATCCGCCTAAGGCATTTGATTTTATTTTTATCGCGTATTGCTCCGGAAAGCTTACTCAGCTGAAAAAACGTTTTGTCACCGAAACCATCAATAACTTTAAAGCGATATTCCTGACGATCGCGGTCCCAGGCATAGACGATGTTTTTACAATGCAAGGAATTAATAATAACGCTGGTACTTACAAACCATGCTAAAAAAACATTCAGCTTCTGCAATTTTATTGCATCAAGTTCTTTATTCAGAGCAATCTGATAAAGCGTTTGTGCGATGTGGCTATGCTCATCGCACTCTTTTACAATGACTTGCCCTACCCCTTTATTTGTTTCAACAAGCCCCTCGATCTTTTGCATGTAGAGGGCGTCAGTTTCGCTATTCGGCTTACATTCTTTGATTTCCCGATAAACTTCGCGCTGTTTGCTTTTATACTTTGCAATGCCGGGGATCACTATTTTAATCAGCAAGTTACTATCCTGGGGATGCTGAAAGACGTAACGATCGTTGCCCTTTGCCAGTAAATCATCATCGGTTAATACAAGCTCTGGTTTCATGATAGTTTTGACTCTTATCCGATGGAAATGAAGTGCCGACTCGTACCTGTGTAGGCGAGTCTGGAAGATGAACAGGATTTTATATTATTTTTGATTAACAGGTGATATACAGATTGTACGTTCGCTCAAAAAACAACCGCCTGAGAGTGATTTAACCAACAGGTGACGGTGTACAGACGCAAAAAAAGCCCCTGCTTCAGGGGCTTTTTTTAGAACAAATTACGCTTCTTGCCAGCCAGCAAAAACCTCTTTGCTGTTTTTGTTGAGGATAACTTTATTGTCATCCACTTTATCCACCCACGCCAGCGGAATAAAATGGTGTTTACCACCCGCTTCCGGGTCGCTTTTAGATAGCTTAATCCGATCCTGATCGTCAAGGTGATCGACAACACCAACATGAGTACCGCAGCTCGCTACAACCTGAGTATGGTCTTTAATTTCGCTTTTATTAATCATAAAATACCTTTTGTTGGTTTATGTTTACGGAACCTTATAAAGCATAGACCAGAAATTCAGTTCTGCACGCGATGTTCGCATTTTGAAACAAATTGCCGTGATGTAAGCCCGTGCGGAATGTTTCAAATATTGGAATGAAATAGATGTGGAAATATTTTCTGGCGAACGTCAGAAAATGGGCGCAAATTTTCTCCAATTTATGATTCTATCAACTGTAATAATTTCCATCAGAAAATACGCAGAGCGGGAAATTACCCGCCCCGCACTTTTGTTATACCAGGGAATTAAGTTCCTCAATAATCTCTGAAGATAACGTTATTTCACCTGCTGCCAGGTTCTCATGCAAATGTGTTACCGAACTGGTGCCCGGGATCAGCAGAATATTGTCTGAGCGCTGTAGCAAAAACGCCAGGGCCAGTTGCATAGGTGTCACGTGATGACGCGCAGCCAGGTCATTGAGTTTCGATGACTGAATAGGCGTAAACCCGCCCAGCGGGAAGAACGGCACATAAGCAATGCCCTTAGCCGCTAATGCATCAATCATTTCGTCATCATGCCGGTGCACCAGGTTGTAATGGTTTTGCACACAGACAACTTTACAGATTTTTTGTGCTTCTTCGATCTGCGTCATCGTCACGTTACTTAAGCCAATGTGACGTACCAGTCCCTGTTGTTGGAGCTCTGCCAGTACGCTCAGCGGTGCTTCAAGTGAACCTTCTTCCGGCTGGTGAGTACCGAACATCAGACGCAGGTTGACCACGTCAAGTTGCTCAAGGCCCAGATTGGTCAGGTTATCTTCAACCGCCTGGCGCAATTCCTGCGCAGAAAAGGCTGGCAGCCAGTTGGCTTTGTCATCGCGGCGTGCGCCAATTTTGGTCACAATAACCAAATCGTCTGCGTAGGGGGATAAGGTGTCGCGAATAAGCTGATTGGTCACATGTGGACCATAAAAATCGCTGGTATCAATATGATTAACACCTGCCGCCAGGGCCGCACGTAAAACCTCGCGGGCTGCATCGATGTCTTTTGGCGGACCAAATACTCCCGGCCCTGCCAGCTGCATAGCGCCATAACCAATGCGTTTTACCTGACGATCGCCGAGTGTGAAGCTGTGATCACGTTTTGTCTGCATGGGAGTTTGTCCTTTACACGGAATGAAATGACACAATAACCTCTTATTCCAGTGGTGATAATATACGGCACAATACGGACAGGGTGTACGAAAAAGCAAACAAATATGAATTCAGCTGGGGCGCAGGTTGACGTCGCGGTGGGACGGTTGAAGAGATGACAAAGCTTCGATTATGCCCGCAACGCGGCGGGCACGCTTATTAAGTAACATGAAACGTAAATTACGCCGCCGCGCTTCTGGACTGCGTCGCCAGATAACCGGCCCACAGGCTGGCAATCCATTTCACCCCTTTTGCAGTAAAACGCGCCTGCGAAAAGGTATGCTGGTTTTCACCCACGCCCGAACGCAGCGTAAAATAGCCAGCCTGCGCATGATGATGATGTGGGGTCAGTACGCCATTCACCCGGTACATAATATTGCGTTCCAGCAAGAACTGGCGAAACTCGGTTTCTTTAGCCCTGAGCATTTTGCACAGCTGACGAAAACCGAGAGAATCTTCAACCTGCACGTAGCGATCGAAAAACTCCGCTTTTGGCACTGAAAGTGCCAGCCGTTGCTCGGCTATCTGGCGCTGCTCATACTGTTCGGCCCAGGCACGCGCCGCAGTCGCGGGGTTAGTGAAATCGGGCAGATTGTCGCGCTTTTCACGCTCCTGCCAGCGGTCCAGCATTTCGGCTGTAAATCCCGGAGACAAACGTGCTACAGCGAGAAGCGAATCGCGTTTATTCAGGAAAAACTCCTGGTACGTTTCGCCTTCACGCTCATAAAGACTCACCGTAACGGGCTGAGTAAAACGTTGTGCCGTCTCCAGCCCATTAATAATACGTTTTACTTCGCCATGAGTAATACCGGTCAGGGTAGCAATTTCACGGCTACTCATCAGGGAAGACTGGTCAAGGGTCCGTTGGCTATCAAACGTAATCATCATAGGTTCACCACTCACTCACTTACAACACCCACGCGGGTAGTTGAAATAGTATACAATGCACTGGTTAAATATCCAGTTCTTTTTTTGAGCGGTTTAGGCCATGTGAACGTTCATGAGCTGTCAGATCGTGTTCCCCTCATTCTGGAGGATAGAGACAATGTTATCCGGGAAAACGGTCTCGGTGGTCCGGGCAAGCGCCTGGCGATCCCACCATTTATAACGGCTGATCACCTGCTTCTCGTTCAGGCTCCAGCGATCGCTACTCACATCGTGATCGGATATTCTAATGATATAGAACCGTTCTATGGCCAGCACCTGTTCGCCGCTGGGCAATAGCATTGAGAATGAACGCTGAGCCACAGCCGGGCCTGGATGACGAGCAATAATTCCGGTCTCTTCATAAAGCTCTCTGATCGCAGCTTGCTCAAAGCTTTCCCCCTCCTCCACTGCACCACCGGGCGTTGCCCAGTAGGCGCGGCCTTGCAGCGCATCATTAGTATGAGTAAAGCGAAAAAGAAGGATTTGTTCTGCGGCATTGACGATCAGTAAGCGGGCAGAAGGTCGCTCTCTCATGGCGCAGTCATCCGTAACGTCGATGGCGGTAGGTCTGAGTTCCTGCATAGGCCCCTCAACATGATCATGTAAGCTGATAGTTTTTATCCGGCAGTCGTTTTTGCGGGATGTCGGTTTCATCGTTCATTTGCAGGAGATCAATCTCCATCGCATTGCAGATAGCGTCCAGCGGGAGATCGTTATTTTCCAGTCCGAAAGGATCTTCAAGTTCTTCGGCCAGTGCATCCAGAGAAATAAACGTATAGGAAATCAGCACCGAAATAAATGGCGTCATATAGTGCAGATCGACGACCAGCGCGAACGGTAGCAAAATACAGAAAATGTAAACGGTACGGTGCAGAATAAGAGTATAAGCGAAAGGGATTGGCGTATTAGCAATACGCTCGCAGCCTGCCAGCACGGCGGACATATCGTTCAGCCGATTATTCAGGCTATGAAAAAGGATGTCGGAAAGATCGCCGCTGCGGCGGCGCACGGCCAGCCACTCCCCCATCAGCAGCAAAATACGGTTTGCCGGTGAATGTGAAAAAAGCACCTGCTGAAGTTGATGCGCCGGTAAGAATGACGCTAACGTATTTTCCTGCGGTAAACGGCGAAGCGTCATGCGCAATGAATGGGCAAAAGCAATTTGCAGGCGAACAAATTCTCCGAGTCGCGCATCTTCGGGTAAGGTGTTTTTGACTTCGCGAAATAACGAGCGAGCCGCTATCATCAACTGCCCCCAAAGCTGTCGTGCTTCGACAAAGCGTGAGTAACTGGCATTGTTGCGAAAGCCGAGAAAGATGGCGATAGCGACGCCGAGAATGCTAAAAGGCGCGACGGTGAGTTTAATGCCTAACGAGGTATACCACGGCAGCATCACGATCACGGCAATGGAAAGCAGGAAGTTAAGTAGCAGTCGGGAAATAACTTTTGAAAGCACTGAGCCGTGCCAGACAAAAATGAGCGCCAGCCAGTGTTGTTGCGGTCTTATGATCATTTTGGATTTTTTTGCAGGTGAATAACTAGAGAATTAAACGTGATTGTCATCACACTTTCAAGCAAGAGCCCGCTTTTATTACTGATTGAATTTTACAGGTACTATGGTTCAAGTTGGTGTGTATTATTATAAGGTATTTGTATGTTGTAACTAATAAAACTCCTGATAAACCCGGCTAAAAGCCGGGCTGATTATTTAGCAAAGCGGTTGTACTGCGTCGCGCATTCCTTTAGACAAGATGGCATCCAAATCTGCTGTCACCTGCGTCACCAGTCCAGGCACCTGCGTGAGATCCTGCTCCCAGTGGTCGCTGACGCTAAGAACCGAGCTAACCAGCTCAGCGGTCGTGATTTGCTGGTCACGGTGCTTCGCCCACAGCTGCTGATAAGACTCAAGCCAGTGTGCATCATCCTGTACAGGATAACCTTCACCGTTGCGCTCCCCACGATAAAACGCAATCAATGCCGCTAACGCAAACGTCAGACGGGCCGGTAATTTACCCGACGTGTTCTGCCCTTTCAGTAGCTGCGGCAGAATACGCGTGCGGTATTTGGTCATGCCATTTAGCGCAATAGACAGCAGCTGATGCTTGATATACGGGTTGCGGAAACGGCCTGTTACTGCGCTGGCGAACGATTCCAGTTCATCGCGCGGTAAATCAAGTACCGGGATGATTTCTTCGTAAATGGCTTTCTCGACAAACGCGCAGATGTCGCGATCGTTCATCGCCTCGCCGACCGTATCCAGACCCGCTTGCCAGGCGACCGGGACCAGCGCGGTATGCGCACCATTGAGAATCGCCACTTTACGTTCTTTATACGGTTTGATGTCGTCAACAATAAGTACGTTAAGCGGATATTTATCCAGGCGCAGCTCGGACGCCAGTGATTTAGGTCCCTGGATCACGAACAAATAGAAATGCTCGGCGGTGTCCAGGAAGCCATCTTTATAGCCCAAATCAGCTTCAAGCTGTGCAACTTCATCACGCGGATAACCGGTAACAATACGGTCTACCAGCGTGGAACAGAAGGAAGTAGACTCATTCAGCCAGGTGGTGAATTCAGCAGGCAGCGCCCACTCCTGCGCGTAGCGCAGCACCAGTTCCTGCAATGCTTCACCATTATAATCAATCAATTCGCAAGGAATGATGATCCAGCCTTTGTCCGCCGCGCCGTTGAAGTGGCTAAAGCGCTCAAAAAGCAGACGCGTCAGCTTTGCCGGATAGCTTACTGCGGGGGCATCCTCAAACTTATCGCCAGCATGGTAACTAATGCCCGCTTCGGTGGTGTTCGAAAATACAAAGCGTATCTCCGGGTTATGCGCCAGTTTAAGAAACTCATCGTACTGTGTATAAACGCTGATTTCGCGATTAACCGAACGGATAAGACGCGCATCGCTGACCGCCTCCCCCTGCTCATTAAGTCCACGAATGATAGTAGTATACAACCCATCCTGAGTGCTTAACGACGGCGGAAAATCACTTTTAATCGGACGGACAATCACCACACCGGCATTGAGGTCGGTGTTTTCATTCAGGAGATCGATCTGCCAGTCAATGAAGGCGCGCAGGAAGTTGCCCTCACCAAACTGAATGATACGTTCAGGATAGTTTGCTCCGGGGAAATCACGACGGTTCAGCGTTTTCACGATAGGGTCCTTTTTTAATTAATCATACAACTCAGTAGAATTGGTCCAATAACTTAACAGACTTTAAAACCAATAAAACCCTGTTTTGATCAAATCGTGACGCTATAGTAAAAAAAATTTACATTTGCTTATAGAAGACGCTGGTTGCGGTCAGAGCGCCATCCGGCATCAGGGCATAATCGGGAATTTCGCCGGCTTTGCGCCAGCCGCAGCGTTGATAGAACGTCTCCGCCCCGCTTCCTGTCGCGGTGTCCAGCACTAACAGCGTTTTATGATGCTCTTGCGCCAGCAATTCAAGGGCTGACATCAATCTGGCGGCCACGCCCTGCCGTCGCGCGCGCTCGTGGACGAGTAATTTGGCAACGTCCGCGCGATGCGGCTGGTTCTCGGGCTGATCGATAATAAGCTGAACGGTACCAACGGGCTGTTGACGGGCATCCAGCGCCACCAGTAACAGCCGCTCCTGTGCTTCCACGCTGTCGGCAATAGTTCTCCACCAGGCCCGCAGGACGTTGGGCTGGCAGGGAAGCATAAAACTGACGGAAGCCCCGCCATTAATACAGTTCTCAAGAATGTCGGTGAGGGCGTCGAGATGAAGCAGAATATCGTTACGTGAAAAGGTATGCAGCGAAATTGATGTAGCCATACGTACTCCTAGTAAATGACCACATCACTATTATTTTAACAAACTAATTACACAAGCTTTTCTCTCATAGGAATTAATGATGTTAGCGGCCTTTGCCTTCTTGCTTATTTTTCATGGTATACATCTTTTGATCGGCTGTTCGTAGCCATTCCTGAAGGGTTGAGCCATTCTGGTCAAATTCAGTTACCCCCCATGAAAAGGCAAGCTTCCAGGGCTTGCCGGACGTCTGGTTAAAGGCTTCCGCTTCTTCAACCAGATGCTGCATTGCAATCCAGGCGCCGTTTTCGTCAGTGTCGGAAAAAAGAATGGCAAACTCATCACCGCTGTAACGCACGGTAAGATCGGTATCGCGGAATGAAGTCTTCAGTAGCATCGCCATGGTTTTTAATGCAGCATCCCCTTCCGCATGGCCCCAGCGATCGTTTATTTTCTTGAAACCATCGAGATCGAGCCAGCCCAGCGTCAGCGGCACCGCGCGCCGTGCGGCGGAACGAATGGCATAATCTGCGAGGTTATTAAAACCACGGCGATTGAACAGCCCGGTCAGTTCGTCAGTGGTGGCTGCATTGATGGCGGCAAATTCGCCTTCGACAATAGCTGCCAGATCTTTGAGCATGTCGAGATCGCTATGGCTGAAGGTTCTGGGCTGTCGGTCTACCAGACAAAAAGCGCCCGCGACCGCCCCATCAGGCAGGCGCAGCGGATACCCGGCGTAAAAACGCACGTGCGCATCCCCTTCCACCAGCGGATTATCGGCAAAACGCACATCCTGCGTAGCATCCGTTACCACCAGCGGCGATTCGCTGAGAATGGCATGCCCACAAAATGAAATAGTGCGCGGTAAGGTGGTGATATCGATGCCGTCATGGGATTTGAAGATTAGTACGTCTTCATCCACCAGCGTTACCAGCGCAACAGGAATATCAAACAGGCGCTTTGCAAGACGGGTCAGACGGTCAAAGCGCTGCGGATCGCCGGATTCAAGGATCCCAGACTCATGTAGCGAGGCAAGGCGTTGCGGTTCGTTCACAGGTATGGCCGGACTCTTCATTGCATCTCCTTTTATCATTGATACTTCAGTCTATGCCAGCGCAGCGAATTCATCAGTGCGCATAGATACGATTTTTCCCTTCGCGTTTGGCCTGGTAAAGCGCATCATCGGCGGCCTTTAGCCAGTCGGTAGAGGACATCATCTCTTTCGTGGCCTGCGCAATCCCGATACTGAGCGTTAAAGAGAGGGTGTTATCAGGCAAAACCGTCATCACCGACACTGCTTCCATAATTCGCCTGGCGATGTTTTTTGCCTCGTCATCGGGCGTCTCCGGCAGCAGGATCACAAACTCATCGCCCCCCAGACGTGCCGGGGTATCCGTTTTACGGGTAGCGACATGCAATATTTGTGACACTGTCACTAAAAGAGAGTCGCCGACTTCATGCCCGTAGCGATCGTTAACCTCTTTGAAATTGTCGATATCGATAAACATCAACGCCGAGTGGTGGGTGTTATGCCGCAGCTTGATCAGTTCAAACTCAATTCTTTGCTCCAGCAAGCGACGATTAGCAATATCCAGCAGCGGATCCATCATCGCAATCCGCTCCAGCTCACGACTGTTTTTACGCAGTTTGCAGGCAATTGAATTGGTAAGCACGCTGAGTGCAAACACGTAAATAGCTATTAACGGTAGCGTGGCATACAACGTTGTTTGTGACACCACAGGCGAAAAGGGAAATCCCAGCGCCAGCCAGGTGATAGCAAATGCTCCGAGCATCACCGCCGCGCCTTTACGTAATAACGGAAAGCCGCCTGCAGACACCCGGTCAGACATTAAAATGGTTGCAATCACCACCGACGGCAGAAGATTCACCGCCATCATGGCGATCCAGAAACCGCCCGCTACAGTGTCGAAAATAAGGTTATGATGTTCTTTATCCAGCGGGAGGGCAGCGTTTTTAGCCCGAAGATAAGCAACTATCGGCCAGATAAAGGCATTGGCTGCCAGTAAAACCAGCAGCCAGCCAGGACGGTCAAGTTCGACCAGAACGGAGAGAACCGGAAAGAAGCACAGCAGCGTGCCAAGCGTGCGCATCAGATACATGCGTCTGACAAATCTGGCACAGGTAACCCGCTCATTCTTTATTAGCTTGTCAGATTCGTTCATGACACGATTTTCCGCTGCCTATGCAGACTTATCTTATTGACGATAAAAGCCGGTAGCAAGTGATTTAGCACTTCTTAGCGTTCGATTAACCTATTTTAAACAATAGCATTTATTAGTGTTAACGAGGCGGATTCATCTGGATCACAAGCCAGTGGAAAATGACCTGCACAACATAGGCCTGCTGCTCGTCAGAAAGCGCCTGATGCTGAGGGATGTTATGCCATTTTTCCAGACAGCCGCGACAGCAGGTCGCGGTGGCATGCTGCGCAATGAACACGGGATGCCCGCGCAAAGGAGTCTGTTTGCCGTCATTCAACGGCTCGGCGGGGGCCAGACGGCGGGCAACGAAGTCAGCCGCATGCTGGCTGACGGTTTCCGCGCCTTTATCCAGACAATATTGTCGCTCCTTCTGACCCAGGCGGAAGCGGGAGCGAAAGGTTGAACGCGCCAGGCGTGCAAAAAGCGTATCAAAACGATTCATTAAAATACCGAATGTCCGGGCTGCTGCGTCAGCTTTTCCAGCGCCGCCACGCCAGACACAGAATTACCGGTGCCATCCAGCTCCGGACTCCAGACGGCAATGGCCATCTCATGAGGCACAATGGCCACAATACCGCCTCCGACACCTGATTTTGCAGGCAGTCCCACGCGCCAGGCAAACTCACCGGAGCTCTGGTACATGCCGCTGGTCGCCATCAGGGCATTAACCTGCCGCGACTGGAGCGGCGTGATCACCGGTTCATTCAGGTGCGGCGCCATTCCCTTATCCGCAAGGAATAAAAAGGTTCGCGCCAGCTCCACGCAGCTCATTTTCAGCGCGCAGTAATGGAAATAGTTTTGCAGCACGGTCGGAACATCATTATGAAAATTGCCAAAAGACTTCATCAGCCAGGCGATTGCCGCGTTACGGGCGGAATGTTCGAACTCAGAGCGTGCGACCACGCTGTCGTAGCTGATATCTGCCGCGCCGCTGAGTTGACGGACAATTTCCAGCATCCGCTGTCGCGGTGCGCTCAGGCGACTTTGTAGCATATCGCATACCACCAGCGCTCCGGCATTAATGAACGGATTACGCGGTTTCCCCTGTTCAAGCTCCAGCTGCACCAGCGAATTAAACGGTTGTCCGGAGGGATCTTTACCCACCCGCTGCCAGATCTCGTCTTCAGGATAGTGGTTCATCGCCACAATCAGACTGAGCACTTTAGAGATAGACTGGATCGAGAACCGTTCACTGGCATCACCGGCGGCAAAATGCTGCCCCTCAACGGTGCTAATCGCTATACCCAGTTTGTGTGGGTTAACGGCAGCCAGTGCCGGAATATAATCCGCCACCTTCCCCTGACCGATTAACGGTCTGACGTCGGCCAGAATGGATTCAAGTAACGTTGTTGTGATGACCTTTGCCACCTGTTGCTCCTTGTCGCAGGCCATTTTCGGCCTGCGAGTATATCAGAGCTGAATATCAGACGTCAGGCTGGAAGCCGAAAACGCGTGACCGCCAGCGTAAGCTGCTGCGAGTCATCCTGAAGTTGCTGTGAAGCCTGCGAGGCGTGAGTGACCAAATCGCCGGTCTGGCGTGCGACGAGGTTAAGCGCATGCAGCTGACGGGTCATCTGATGAATGCTTTCTCCCTGGCTCAGCGTGGCCTGCGAGATATCGCTCAGCAGACTACTGAGTTTGCCGACCAGTCCCGTGACCTGCTGGAGATTATCCTCAAGCCGGGTCACCGCTTTGGATCCGTCGGTGATCCCCTGAAGGGAATGATTAATCAGTTGCTGGATGGTCTGGGTGGAATGACTGCTTTTACGCGCCAGCAGACCTACCTCTTTTGCCACCACGGCAAAGCCGCGCCCCTGCTCACCGGCGTGTGCCGCCTCTATGGCCGCATTGAGCGCCAGAATATTGGTCTGGAAGGCAACGTTATCAATCATCGCCACAATGCCACGCATCTCAGCGGATCGCTCGACGATTTCCCGCATCGACTGATTGACCGTTTCCATCATCCGGTCACCGCCCGCCGCCACCTGACGCGCTTCGTCCGCTCGCAGACTTGCCTGCTGTGCGTAGCCGGTATTGCCCTCTACATGTGATTCAAGCGTGGCAATATGGGTAGTAACGCCATCCAGTTCCCGCGTCTGCTTTACCGACTGCTGATAAAGCGCCTGATTCCCTTCCGCCAGACGATGAATATTGCCTACCATTGAGGCCGTGGCATCATTGACCTGGATCACCAGCTGCTGAAGACCTGTTTGCATTTCACCAATACTCTGGCTGAGCTGATTAATCTCCCGGTTGAATCGACGTACCGGCGGCAGCGGCGCGGAGAGATCGCCCGCCGCCAGACGATTGATATGCGCAATCAGCCGTCGCAGCGGCACAATCACCCAGCGCGACATGCCGGTCCAGACCGCCACCGCAATAATCAACAGCAGGGCTGGCGCGAGCAGAAAAAGCGTTTGCAGTGACGCCAGACTGGTCATCAACGCCTGACGCCCTTCTCCCGCACGCTGCTCACTGGCTTGCTGAAAGCGGGCGTAGTTCTCGTTAAAATCCGCCTGAAAGGCCTGCACCGGCACGGCAAAGAAAGCATCGATAGACTGGTTTTTCCCCAGCGCATCGGCCTGTTCTTTGATGGCACTATAAAATAGCTGGTAACTATTGATGAGACCGTCATCACCGGGCGGATTGAGTGCCTGCCACGCCTGCCAGGCTTTTTGCGAATGTGCCAGCGCGTTTTGCGCCTCATCAAGCAAGCCGTTCCAGCTCCCTACCGAGCCGGTATCACGATCCTGCATAAACCAGACGCCAGCCCGGTTCAGTAAATCACTGGCCGTCAACAGGGCTACCCGCGCCTCATCGACGTTGACCTGCTGGAGATGGGTTTGCTGATTGCGCTGTTCATTCTGCCGCGCGCTTTGCAGCGAATGCGACAATAACAGCGAGGATGAGATTTGCAGCGCCGAAAAAAGGCCGATGATACAAAGCATTCCCGCCAGCAAACCAAACTGGCGGGGGATAACACGCTGTGCATGGCGGCGAAGAATTTGAGTTAAGTTCATAATTTTCATCTATAACAACAGGTTACGCGCGATTGTAGGAGATGAAAATGACAATGCCATGACAGTAGTGTGACAGACGCTAGCGGCGATCTTTCCACACGGTCTGAACGTTACAGAATTCCCGCAGACCAAAGTGCGACAGTTCGCGGCCAAACCCGCTTTTCTTCACGCCGCCGAAAGCCACGCGCGCATCACTGGCGCTGAAGCCATTAATAAACACGCCGCCGCACTCCAGATTTTCAGCAAAATAGCGCGCTTTTTCTTCACTGGCCGTCATAACGGTAGCAGAGAGGCCAAACTCACTATCGTTGGCCAGCGCCAGCGCGTGTCCTGCATCGCGAGCGATGGTGATGGCCGCCACCGGGCCGAACAGTTCTTCCCGAAAGGCAGTCATATCAGCGGTAACATTCCCCAGCACCGTCGCCGGATAATAATTACCCTCGCCCGCCATTTTTTCGCCGCCCAGTAATAAGGTTGCGCCCTGCTCCAGCGTATTTAATACCTGCTGATGTAGCTCATCGCGCAGATCAAAACGCGCCATCGGACCGAGATCGTTGTGCTCAAGGGTAGGATCGCCCATTTTAAGCTGCGCCACGGCTGCCACAAAACGGTCAGTAAACGCCTGTGCAATATCTGCTTCAACAATAAAACGTTTGGCCGCCGCGCAAACCTGCCCGGTATTCTGATAGCGCCCGGCCACGGCGGCACGAACTGCCAGATCCAGATCGGCATCATTAAGGACAATAAAAGGGTCCGAGCCGCCGAGTTCGAGCACGCATTTTTTCAGCGCGGCCCCTGCCTGTGCGCCAATCGCTTTGCCCGCGCGCACACTGCCGGTCACGGTGACGGCGGCAATACGCGGATCGTTAATCGCCTGCGTCACGCCGTCATTGGTTGCATTAATCCAGCCAAACACGCCCGGCGCGATGCCCGCTTCATCAAAGGCCTGTTGAATAAGCGCGGCACAGCCTGACACGTTGGGCGCGTGTTTTAACAGATAGCTGTTGCCCGCCAGCAGGATCGGCACCGCGCCACGCAGCACCTGCCAGAGCGGAAAGTTCCACGGCATTACCGCCAGCACCGGCCCCAGCGGACGGTATTCAATGACCGCCTGACCACCAGCAACCTGGGTTGATTCAGTGGCCAGCATCGCCGGGCCATGCTCAGCGTACCAGTCACACAAATCGGCGGATTTGTCCACCTCAGCGCGAGCCTGCACAATAGGCTTGCCCATTTCACGGCAGATCGACTGGGCCATCTCTTCGCGTCGTCCACGCAAAGCCGCACCCAGCTCGCGCAGTTTTTCCGCCCGATCGTGAACGGTATTGCCCCGCCACTGACGGTAGCCCTGCGATGCCTGTTCAATGGCATTCTCCACGTCTTCGGGCGTTGCCCACGGCAAAGAAGCCATGGTATGCCCGTTGGCCGGATTGACAGAAATAGCTTCATTTACAGGTGACGTCATGGCGTTCTCTCTTAACGAATATTTTAACAGGAGGCTATTCTGCTACACTCACACCTTCCTTAAAAATGAATAATAATGACCATCTTATTCACAAAATGAGAAAAACATGGATTTAACCCAGCTTGAAATGTTCAATGCGGTGGCCCTGACGGGCAGCATTACCCAGGCGGCGCAGCAGGTGCATCG
Coding sequences within it:
- a CDS encoding diguanylate cyclase, which produces MYLMRTLGTLLCFFPVLSVLVELDRPGWLLVLLAANAFIWPIVAYLRAKNAALPLDKEHHNLIFDTVAGGFWIAMMAVNLLPSVVIATILMSDRVSAGGFPLLRKGAAVMLGAFAITWLALGFPFSPVVSQTTLYATLPLIAIYVFALSVLTNSIACKLRKNSRELERIAMMDPLLDIANRRLLEQRIEFELIKLRHNTHHSALMFIDIDNFKEVNDRYGHEVGDSLLVTVSQILHVATRKTDTPARLGGDEFVILLPETPDDEAKNIARRIMEAVSVMTVLPDNTLSLTLSIGIAQATKEMMSSTDWLKAADDALYQAKREGKNRIYAH
- a CDS encoding methyl-accepting chemotaxis protein, encoding MNLTQILRRHAQRVIPRQFGLLAGMLCIIGLFSALQISSSLLLSHSLQSARQNEQRNQQTHLQQVNVDEARVALLTASDLLNRAGVWFMQDRDTGSVGSWNGLLDEAQNALAHSQKAWQAWQALNPPGDDGLINSYQLFYSAIKEQADALGKNQSIDAFFAVPVQAFQADFNENYARFQQASEQRAGEGRQALMTSLASLQTLFLLAPALLLIIAVAVWTGMSRWVIVPLRRLIAHINRLAAGDLSAPLPPVRRFNREINQLSQSIGEMQTGLQQLVIQVNDATASMVGNIHRLAEGNQALYQQSVKQTRELDGVTTHIATLESHVEGNTGYAQQASLRADEARQVAAGGDRMMETVNQSMREIVERSAEMRGIVAMIDNVAFQTNILALNAAIEAAHAGEQGRGFAVVAKEVGLLARKSSHSTQTIQQLINHSLQGITDGSKAVTRLEDNLQQVTGLVGKLSSLLSDISQATLSQGESIHQMTRQLHALNLVARQTGDLVTHASQASQQLQDDSQQLTLAVTRFRLPA
- a CDS encoding DUF4186 domain-containing protein, with protein sequence MNRFDTLFARLARSTFRSRFRLGQKERQYCLDKGAETVSQHAADFVARRLAPAEPLNDGKQTPLRGHPVFIAQHATATCCRGCLEKWHNIPQHQALSDEQQAYVVQVIFHWLVIQMNPPR
- the glsB gene encoding glutaminase B is translated as MAKVITTTLLESILADVRPLIGQGKVADYIPALAAVNPHKLGIAISTVEGQHFAAGDASERFSIQSISKVLSLIVAMNHYPEDEIWQRVGKDPSGQPFNSLVQLELEQGKPRNPFINAGALVVCDMLQSRLSAPRQRMLEIVRQLSGAADISYDSVVARSEFEHSARNAAIAWLMKSFGNFHNDVPTVLQNYFHYCALKMSCVELARTFLFLADKGMAPHLNEPVITPLQSRQVNALMATSGMYQSSGEFAWRVGLPAKSGVGGGIVAIVPHEMAIAVWSPELDGTGNSVSGVAALEKLTQQPGHSVF
- a CDS encoding GNAT family N-acetyltransferase yields the protein MATSISLHTFSRNDILLHLDALTDILENCINGGASVSFMLPCQPNVLRAWWRTIADSVEAQERLLLVALDARQQPVGTVQLIIDQPENQPHRADVAKLLVHERARRQGVAARLMSALELLAQEHHKTLLVLDTATGSGAETFYQRCGWRKAGEIPDYALMPDGALTATSVFYKQM
- a CDS encoding sensor domain-containing diguanylate cyclase; the protein is MKSPAIPVNEPQRLASLHESGILESGDPQRFDRLTRLAKRLFDIPVALVTLVDEDVLIFKSHDGIDITTLPRTISFCGHAILSESPLVVTDATQDVRFADNPLVEGDAHVRFYAGYPLRLPDGAVAGAFCLVDRQPRTFSHSDLDMLKDLAAIVEGEFAAINAATTDELTGLFNRRGFNNLADYAIRSAARRAVPLTLGWLDLDGFKKINDRWGHAEGDAALKTMAMLLKTSFRDTDLTVRYSGDEFAILFSDTDENGAWIAMQHLVEEAEAFNQTSGKPWKLAFSWGVTEFDQNGSTLQEWLRTADQKMYTMKNKQEGKGR